A segment of the Trifolium pratense cultivar HEN17-A07 linkage group LG7, ARS_RC_1.1, whole genome shotgun sequence genome:
ggaACAAAAATAACTAGAGGCAATCAAAAGCATAGAGGTAAAAAGACATTGGAAAAAAGAACCAAACCAACGTCATGATCATAGTGTTCAATCAAAgacataattttgaaaaataaaaagaacacatATATGGTCACCTCATAGTCCAAATTTTCTATTGAAAAACGTTGAAGGAAGAAATTCCGTTTATGCTATTGTGAGAACTGAGATCAATGACATGTATGAATGGAACTGGAATCGGCGGGAAACGAGAACAAACAAACGTTCAAAACTCAATAcatgatattttaaatttaattcttcttatttatttctattttacacatacatgacatattaatttttatacttaCTTACTCCCTTTAAACAAGTCACTAAATAAAGTATTCAACAAGTGTTTGATGAAAATAATacacatgttaaggaaaaaATTCACTTATATTTTGTCACTCATGGACATATATGTTGAACTTGAGGATATATTGTCTTTTCTTTTTGTCAAGACACATAAAAGATTTCATAGCTTGTCATATATGCATTCATAGTATAGAAAATTATTACTTTAGGTTGTCTTCAAGATACATTACTGATTACTGATTCACACTTTCACGTGAAAGAAACACTTTCCTTCAATGATATAGTCTCATATGTGAACCTTACTCATATGTCActtcttcaatttttaaaacaaaaataaaaaactagttCAATCTCACTATAAATATGTACTTCATAATTTATGTAGATACACTATGTAAATAAATTTGGTTTAACCgtagttttacttttaaatttcgAATACATTTGTAATAAAAACATATTCATAATCATAGGTATGTTGAGGTTGAAGTTGAACCCAATTTTATGATTCAATATTATAATCAACTAAAACATTCAATATTACAAAAACATCTTTGACTGTCACAAAAAACTATACAGTCTCTGCAGTTTATTTTGACTAATACAATAAGAACATTTCAATCAGTGAAATATTCATATCCTATCAGTGAAATATTCATATCCTCGATACAGATACAGAGTTTGGAGTTTCAAACTGTAGCAAAAAAATTTCTTCCTGAGGAGATCCTCAAATGAATCAGAAATTGGGTCAGAGTTATATTTATGCCAAAGATAAACGAAAAAATAATTGTGAAAAGTAATTATTCTTTTCATCAGGTCAAGCAGTTTTCTCTGCCTTTGCATTTTCCttattaataatgttttttaaatttagaaTGCCAGTGAGTCCTCGTCCCCGGGCCAGCTGTTCCAGTTCTTCAAGTCTATGCTTAAGATGTTCTATTTCTTCTGccaaaccatcatttttttgcCTCACAGCCTATAAAAGAATAAACGATTATGACTTGTATATGAAAAAGAAGAGCATGTTAAGGGCATCAATTAAAACAAGAACTACATCACAGATGGTATGACATCGGTGTATCATTCTGTGTTAGAAAATGGGTAGCAGAtgaaaaatgtaatattttagCATAGGAACTTAAGAAGcatgataaaaattaaagttaagaGGAAACAGTATATACAAAATATTAGAGCAATTATGAAAACGAGTACTGACAGAAATAAACACGATGTAGGAGACACAATGTAAAATATGTGTACTAGATGATTATTTGGAATTACCTCTAGCTCTTGCTTTCGTATCTCCTCCTTCCGTGCTTCAGATCTAGCACTTCTTTGTACCTCAAAGATCAAGGCAAGGACTGCAACCTATGATCAGTACAAATGCAAACAATCAAGGACAAGGCATGTGACTATGCACACGAGTTATTTTGGTACAAAATGATTTCTATTCTCAAGTGTTGTGTCTGGAGTTAATAACAGTGTAAATCAATTCTTGAGCCCAACAAGTATGTTGTATTTGGCTCTACACTATTACTTTGTCAATtgacaaaataataacaaagacATAAAATTACATTCATGAATATAAACATTAAACATATTGTGCAATGGAGGCAACTCAACTCAAGTAACCAACGAAACTGACCAACTGTGTTTTCAGGAAACATGAGTAAATTCAGGCTCATATATACATGCCAGCAAAGTAAAGATTTAccaagtttttcaaaattttcctaAGCTTATGAGTATGACAAAACGAGTGTTTGCATTTGAGTTAACTTGTTTTTGTGTCTTAGGACCATAACTTGTAAAGAGTTAACTCAAGAGTATAACATCTTGCCAACTTACTCGTCGGACATAAAAACTCACACCAAGTACTGAGTTCAATGTCAACTTTCGAAATTTCAGTAACTACCAACAATATCTATAcctcaaaagtaaaaaaaaaacaaacagggAGAACAGCAAAGCTTTTTcattcaatgtaattttaccTCAAAATGCAACTGTGAGAAGTGAGAACtgagaaattcaaattttacatgGACAATGCTTGATATTTGGAATTAACTAGAGTCTAGAATGCAGATTTGTTAATCATGTATTTCACAGAATAACTTTTATTCATTGCTTTAGTTCTTAGTAAAATTCTATATCACACCAAGCAGCATGTGGCAGATTCCACCAACAAAATTAACTAGTTTCAAGTGAATGATTATAACTTCCCACATAAATGAAATCCATGCttaaataattatgaaaaataagtaaaatagcTTTAGCCAACTCCAGATTTTGAATCCATATTACCGAGAAGACAAAGACTTCTCCAATAAGGTCTACAGCAGCTTGAACGGCCTTTTCCTCATTCAAAGGGCGAATCTCAACATCCGTTGCATGGCCATATATACGCCTTTGCATCTTTGTTGTGATTTGatgatttttctgttttcaaaatcaaaagatAAGAAAATCAATGTTATAGTTTCACATAACTTTATATCCAATGTCAACGTACAAACTGCACACAGCTAATACTTTAAATGGTTGATCTCTAAAACATAGccataccaaaataaaaataaaaaaaagcagATTCTAATTTAAAAACAGGACTAGTATTTAGAAGAATAAAAGCCAGAAGGCATCATCAAAGTTCTAACTGGAAGCAAAGGACTAAGATGCATAGACGaaccaaaatttaatttttctgttATGATGAATATTTTACAATCAATCAAATTCGATGAAGTTTGATTTTACTTGTTAGATCTCTTATCAGGAAAATAAGGACTGGTTTGGAGAATTTAGTGAATTTTTCGAGGACATATGTACTCATGTTTTCTAGAATGAATTTAGCCATTATATGACAAGTGAATGGAGACGAACACACTCATAAAATGCCAAATTTGTGGCCAAATAAGGAGAAAGCCAATACACAATAAGACAACAATTCTAAATCCTCCTTAGACAGTTTTAAATCAAGggaaaaaaagatcaaattgcCGAATTCCAATGTCAGTGACCCGAACTTCTTAGTTTGCCTGCAAGGAGAGAATTTTCATTTCAAAGGTTTACCCTTTTCCCCCTTTCACAAAAGCATCATCTCTCAATTCCCTATAACTAACAAAATTTGAATCCCTACCTCTTCCACCCTCACCTACAAATTAAGCTAAACCCTTACCCTCAACAACTTTAACCACCTAACCAATTCTATAACTACTTAACAACTTCACCTCATTTTCCTTATCATTTCTTTCATTCCCATCCGTGTCCTCCTTTCATTCTTCAATTCTCACCCTAATCATCCACACAGTTAAAGATCCAATTTCATCCTACCATAATTTTCttatcacaaaacaaaaaactcctACCACTCAATGCAAAACATTTACTCACTACACATTTCACAAACCTTTCTTCTCCGGTACACCAAAAAGTCTCACATTATATCAGAATCAAATAGTTTGATTTTGATAATAACTTGTACCGTAGCACtttcaaactaattaatataGGGTAAATAGGTTTTTACCCCGTGTAAAGTAGGCGAGTTTTGGTTTACCCCTGTAATGTGAAGATTATCTGGTTTACACCTCATGGAAAATGTTGACCtatgcttcttcaaaaaaagaaaatgttgacCTATTTaccattaatatataaaaaaaacctatttaccCAAACTCGCCTACATTGCAGGGgcaaaaccctatttacccattaatatataaaaatcagACACAATTTGCCTCCTAATTTCCAAAATTCACATCTATCAAGAAATGATCAACTTCAAATTTTCTTCCCCTTTAAAATGTACATTAATTCATAAATAAcatcaaattaatattatttgattaaaatgaaaatatgtaaGAAAATTGAAAACACTAAAgggttagttagttagttacctGAGCCATATCAATGATGAGTTGGCGGAATCTGGGATGAATAGAAGCTTGTTGTTTGAGTTTACCGGCGACTGGTTTGCTAAGGGTTTTCAACGCCAACGTTCCAAGCTTCAAAAGTGGAAGCATTGTTTAAGCTCTCGCTCAAATGGGTTTGGTTTGTTCCTCTAATCTAGTAATCTAAAAAGTGATTAATTAGACTACGATGAGTTCGATTTATCATTATTATAAGTATTGGGTGGTTTTTGAAATAGGCATGTTAAGTTTTCTTGATGAATAAGAAGATCTAAAGTCTTTGAGAGAACGAGTTTTTTAATATAGGTATGAGAGTATTTGGGAAtagaaaaatgattatttttttcttggGTCGCGAATGAACTGGTGGTTTCCACGAAATTGATTGGTTGCGTGGGGGTACACTCACGGTCACGATTGGCTTTCCATCTATTACGACTGCTGATAAAACACGCagattaaaaaagttgaatttaatttatatgcaca
Coding sequences within it:
- the LOC123899495 gene encoding OPA3-like protein, encoding MLPLLKLGTLALKTLSKPVAGKLKQQASIHPRFRQLIIDMAQKNHQITTKMQRRIYGHATDVEIRPLNEEKAVQAAVDLIGEVFVFSVAVLALIFEVQRSARSEARKEEIRKQELEAVRQKNDGLAEEIEHLKHRLEELEQLARGRGLTGILNLKNIINKENAKAEKTA